A genomic window from Glycine soja cultivar W05 chromosome 10, ASM419377v2, whole genome shotgun sequence includes:
- the LOC114371459 gene encoding uncharacterized protein LOC114371459 — protein MDRSWMTRPRISDEYDNGVEDFLQFAKHNAAPIAGLYLCPCVNCLNGRRQSLDDIRTHLICDGISPNYTKWIWHGELPQMSSSPLTAPVDEEVGDRIEDMLRDLGQEGFRQAHSPYYESLDIDSTTPLYMGCTKYTRLSAVLGLVNLKARFGWSDKSFNELLLLLKNMLPVDNTLPKNHYEAKKILCPVGMEYHKIHACPNDCILYRHQFAEMRSCPTCGASRYKVKYDESSVDGGTYKDCPSKVCWYLPVIPRFKRLFANAQDAKNLTWHANGRIKDGLLRHPADSPQWKSIDELYPEFGQDPRNLRVGLASDGMNPFGNLSCNHSSWPVLLMIYNLPPWLCIKRKYIMMCMMIAGPRQPGNDIDVYLAPLIEDLRKLWVEGVDVYDRNAQETFKLRVMIFCTINDFPAYGNLSGYSIKGHHACPICEKDTSYLQLKHGKKTVYTRHRRFLKAFHPYRRMKKAFNGTSEFDSAPIPLSGHEVFDRVKNIVTIYGKTQKKDGSHNQLWKKNKVIDPKQLDDLENEASIIICQLEMYFPPAFFDIMVHLVVYLVREIRLCGPVYLRWMYPVERYMKVLKGYTKNQYRPEASIVERYVAEEAIEFCSEYIENGSPVGLLESRHESTRQGRGTRGFNVVTMDREQVSQAHLYVLNNTAEVIPYLDAHKEYVAACHPNMNMMHVLQEHNRSFINWFRKTIFGINTASKTLTMLAVGPNLNVLTWKGYDINNYSFYTKSQDDHSVVQNSGVTIDAHSDHFSSAVDNHPIRASMPYYGQIKEIWELDYGEFRVLVFKCQWVNGNAGV, from the exons atggatcgaagttggatgacaAGACCACGCATAAGTGACGAGTATGACAATGGAGTTGAAGATTTCTTGCAATTTGCCAAACATAATGCAGCACCCATTGCTGGACTATACTTATGTCCATGTGTTAATTGTTTGAATGGACGACGACAATCTTTGGATGACATTAGAACACATCTTATATGTGATGGTATCAGTCCAAATTATACGAAATGGATTTGGCATGGTGAATTACCACAAATGTCATCAAGCCCTCTGACTGCTCCAGTTGACGAAGAAGTTGGTGATCGTATAGAAGACATGCTAcgtgatcttggacaagaggGTTTTAGGCAAGCACATTCACCTTACTATGAAAGCCTAGATATTGATTCTACGACTCCATTGTATATGGGATGCACAAAGTACACACGGTTATCAGCGGTCTTAGGTTTGGTGAATTTGAAAGcaagatttgggtggagtgacaaaagcttcaacGAATTACTTTTGTTATTGAAGAATATGCTTCCTGTAGATAACACATTACCCAAGAACCATTATGAGGCAAAAAAGATATTATGCCCTGTGGGTATGGAATACCACAAAATACAtgcttgccctaatgattgTATTTTGTATAGACATCAATTTGCTGAAATGCGCAGCTGCCCTACATGTGGAGCGTCACGTTACAAAGTGAAGTATGATGAAAGCAGTGTTGATGGAGGCACATACAAAGATTGTCCATCAAAAGTGTGTTGGTATCTTCCagtaataccaaggtttaagcgattgTTTGCTAATGCACAAGACGCAAAAAACCTAACATGGCATGCTAATGGGAGGATTAAAGATGGATTGCTCCGTCATCCAGCTGATTCTCCTCAATGGAAGTCAATTGATGAGTTGTATCCGGAATTTGGACAAGATCCCAGAAACCTAAGGGTTGGTCTCGCCTCCGATGGAATGAATCCTTTTGGGAACTTGAGCTGCAACCACAGTTCCTGGCCTGTTTTGCTGATGATTTACAAccttcctccttggttgtgcatcaaACGGAAGTACATAATGATGTGTATGATGATAGCCGGTCccagacagccaggaaatgacattgatgtgtaTCTTGCTCCATTGATTGAAGACCTCAGGAAATTATGGGTAGAAGGGGTTGATGTGTATGACAGGAATGCTCAGGAGACATTCAAGTTGCGTGTAATGATTTTTTGCACCATTAACGACTTTCCggcatatgggaatttgagtggatatagCATCAAAGGCCACCACGCATGTCCTATATGTGAGAAAGACACAAGTTACCTCCAATTAAAGCATGGGAAGAAGACAGTGTATACAAGACATCGAAGATTTTTAAAAGCTTTTCACCCATACAGGCGAATGAAGAAGGCATTTAATGGCACATCTGAGTTTGACAGTGCACCGATTCCTTTGTCAGGTCATGAAGTTTTTGATCGGGTGAAGAACATCGTTACTATATATgggaaaacacaaaaaaaggatGGGTCCCACAACCAGCTTTGGAAGAAAaa CAAAGTAATCGACCCAAAACAGTTGGATGATTTGGAAAATGAGGCTTCCATTATCATTTGtcaattggagatgtattttccacctgcattttttgacataatggtTCACTTGGTTGTTTATCTAGTTCGAGAAATACGGTTGTGCGGGCCCGTTTATCTGCGTTGGATGTATCCGGTTGAGCGGTACATGAAGGTATTGAAAGGTTATACGAAAAATCAATATCGCCCAGAAGCAAGCATTGTTGAAAGGTATGTGGCTGAAGAAGCCATTGAGTTTTGTTCTGAGTACATTGAAAATGGTTCACCTGTTGGTCTTCTTGAAAGCCGTCACGAGTCCACCAGACAAGGCAGGGGTACACGAGGATTCAATGTTGTAACCATGGATCGGGAACAGGTCTCACAAGCGCATTTATATGTACTAAACAACACTGCTGAAGTTATACCATACTTAGATGCTCACAAGGAATATGTTGCAGCTTGTCACCCAAACATGAATATGATGCACGTGTTGCAGGAGCACAATAGGAGTTTCATTAATTGGTTTagaaaaacaatttttggaATTAACACTGCTTCTAAGACATTAACAATGTTAGCTGTTGGGCCTAATCTTAATGTCCTTACTTGGAAGGGGTATGatatcaacaattattcattttacacaaaatcgCAGGATGATCACAGTGTTGTACAAAACAGTGGAGTCACCATTGATGCTCATTCGGACCACTTTAGTAGTGCAGTGGATAACCATCCTATTCGAGCGTCCATGCCTTATTATGGACAAATCAAggaaatttgggagcttgatTATGGTGAATTTAGAGTGCTTGTTTTCAAGTGCCAATGGGTTAATGGAAATGCAGGTGTCTGA